One segment of Pseudobacteriovorax antillogorgiicola DNA contains the following:
- a CDS encoding LysR family transcriptional regulator, with protein MEQWNGVLELLAAVDQGTLSKAAKHLGVSPSHVTKRIQGLEERLGIKLLARSTRSLNLTEIGEQYYATMKPLVNSLEDQNRYFTELQNGERGILKISAPLGVGEDLLMESITEFSNRYPNIQLTLDFSTRTINLIEEKFDLALRLSSRLDGGMVAKKVLETQYHLLASPEYFSKMGRPQDPSELSEHLGLAFSQPDSNKPIQWQFASPESGERFNVGITAKIRSNSVKSLVRGAIKGAGIIYASRFFVEDALRDGLLEPVLQEWVPDRASIWAVFPERKQLPRKTRLFVDHVTDWFADSTRVCSRT; from the coding sequence GTGGAACAGTGGAACGGCGTCTTAGAGCTATTGGCGGCAGTTGATCAGGGAACCCTATCTAAAGCAGCAAAACACTTGGGCGTTTCTCCCAGCCATGTGACAAAGCGAATTCAAGGACTAGAAGAGCGGCTGGGAATCAAGCTGCTAGCCCGGTCGACTCGATCGCTTAATTTAACGGAGATTGGTGAGCAATACTATGCAACAATGAAGCCCCTCGTCAACTCCTTAGAAGATCAAAATCGCTATTTTACTGAGCTTCAGAATGGCGAGCGGGGCATCTTAAAAATCAGTGCTCCTCTGGGAGTGGGTGAAGATTTATTGATGGAAAGCATCACCGAGTTTTCTAATCGGTATCCAAATATTCAATTGACCCTCGATTTTTCCACGAGAACGATCAATCTTATCGAGGAGAAATTTGACTTAGCGCTACGTCTTTCGTCGAGGCTGGATGGGGGAATGGTTGCGAAAAAAGTCCTTGAAACCCAGTATCATCTGCTGGCATCTCCTGAATACTTTTCCAAGATGGGAAGGCCTCAAGATCCATCCGAACTGAGCGAGCACTTAGGTCTGGCATTTTCACAGCCAGATTCAAATAAACCGATCCAATGGCAGTTTGCTAGCCCTGAGTCAGGGGAACGGTTCAATGTTGGTATCACAGCGAAAATTCGCAGCAACTCGGTCAAGTCTCTCGTACGAGGTGCGATTAAAGGTGCAGGGATAATCTATGCTTCCCGATTCTTCGTGGAAGATGCCCTGCGCGATGGTTTATTAGAACCTGTTTTGCAAGAGTGGGTTCCAGATCGCGCATCGATCTGGGCAGTTTTCCCAGAAAGAAAGCAGCTGCCGCGTAAGACTCGGTTGTTTGTTGATCATGTGACAGATTGGTTTGCAGACTCAACTAGAGTTTGTTCTCGGACTTGA
- the dctP gene encoding TRAP transporter substrate-binding protein DctP — translation MPLFSLKAHLAILLLFLSGLSPIDFGQAMTLHIQTNQDSQGVDYEYFRSQVIEPFNQATNGRVKIELHGSDKPKVDIYGAFNAARFGEIDGFMMTPQYWSHDPVFSMMGSLVAAWDSPLSYLNWLEQHNGIRYLEDAYQEKNLRLVGYTVNNIESIVSRVPLRSVDDFKNLTIRTPRGIVSDYFQSLGANTRPIELPEVGEILKRGAVDACDASNVSVNRRLDLYKHAKYTNYPGFHSMPLIDFVLRDKTWQSLNENDKAILTKLLRAWRWNYPKMIIARAKSDLEELRKQGVEVISWSDDSIIEARRKAFPIWKKYGEKSPKARQLLDAITQYLKSENKL, via the coding sequence ATGCCCCTATTTTCGCTGAAGGCTCATCTGGCGATTCTATTACTTTTTTTAAGTGGTCTTTCCCCCATCGATTTTGGGCAAGCCATGACCCTCCACATCCAGACGAATCAGGATTCCCAAGGTGTGGATTACGAATATTTCAGATCCCAGGTCATCGAGCCCTTTAATCAAGCTACAAATGGTCGGGTTAAGATTGAGCTGCACGGTTCAGACAAGCCTAAGGTTGATATTTATGGTGCTTTTAATGCCGCCCGGTTCGGCGAGATTGATGGCTTTATGATGACTCCCCAGTACTGGAGCCACGATCCTGTTTTTTCTATGATGGGTTCATTGGTCGCTGCTTGGGATTCTCCCTTGAGCTATCTAAACTGGCTGGAACAGCACAATGGTATTCGCTATCTTGAAGACGCCTATCAGGAAAAAAATCTGCGTCTTGTAGGCTATACTGTAAACAATATCGAATCGATTGTATCCCGGGTGCCTTTACGCTCGGTAGACGATTTTAAAAATCTCACAATTCGTACCCCCCGAGGTATCGTCTCAGACTACTTTCAGAGTTTAGGTGCTAACACCAGGCCCATCGAACTTCCAGAGGTAGGAGAGATATTAAAACGGGGCGCGGTGGATGCCTGTGATGCATCCAATGTTTCAGTAAACCGGCGGCTCGACCTCTACAAACATGCAAAATATACCAATTACCCTGGCTTTCATTCTATGCCACTGATCGATTTTGTTTTGCGAGACAAAACGTGGCAAAGCTTGAACGAAAATGACAAAGCCATTCTCACCAAGCTTTTGAGGGCTTGGCGCTGGAACTATCCCAAGATGATCATAGCTCGCGCTAAATCCGATCTTGAAGAACTAAGAAAACAGGGAGTAGAAGTTATTTCATGGTCGGACGACTCTATCATTGAAGCCCGACGAAAAGCGTTTCCTATCTGGAAAAAGTATGGCGAGAAGAGTCCGAAAGCCCGCCAGTTACTCGACGCGATCACTCAATACCTCAAGTCCGAGAACAAACTCTAG
- a CDS encoding agmatine deiminase family protein, whose protein sequence is MKWMFAAVVALGVSVGLSLSWSVRGMMEPTENLVRRPIAEFSPVSLLILSEFLLDYPEGLPLIKKALTLGHDVGILMNQIPEEGSDHKLKDFAAEIEKGRLQLIPFAHESIWVRDYLGIQSSRSMMGHSVNEIIDFRYKEDFHVEDLGSHQLALTCPQSVIQIPLSLDGGNFLSNGQDCFMGADSTSLIVDEGGYQVLIQALKSEVGCETVYYFQDPPHEHVDMYLKVVSKDVVLVAEIPDLILEKTSSLDPVTAERILHLAHKMDAVAEQLEHKFQVVRIVTPLFTSEVLSSYINSVLLQDDILMPRYQFPDHLDQLGFTRGLMTEIEAGVEVRLEELGLKVHWIDASEVIKGGGALHCITYQIHRAEQSVAH, encoded by the coding sequence ATGAAATGGATGTTCGCAGCGGTAGTAGCCTTAGGTGTATCGGTAGGCCTTTCGTTATCGTGGTCGGTGCGGGGCATGATGGAGCCAACTGAGAATCTGGTTCGCCGGCCTATCGCTGAATTTAGTCCAGTCTCACTTTTGATCCTGAGTGAATTCTTACTAGACTATCCAGAAGGGCTGCCGTTGATTAAGAAAGCTCTTACTTTGGGGCACGATGTTGGAATCTTAATGAACCAGATTCCGGAAGAGGGGAGCGATCACAAGCTCAAGGACTTTGCCGCAGAGATTGAAAAAGGACGGCTGCAATTGATCCCATTTGCCCATGAATCGATCTGGGTCAGGGACTACTTGGGCATTCAATCGAGTCGCTCCATGATGGGGCATTCAGTGAACGAAATCATCGATTTTCGCTATAAAGAAGACTTTCATGTTGAGGACTTAGGTAGCCATCAGCTGGCTTTAACCTGTCCCCAATCGGTGATTCAAATACCTCTTTCGTTAGACGGGGGTAACTTTCTGAGCAATGGCCAAGACTGCTTTATGGGTGCTGATAGTACATCTTTGATTGTCGACGAGGGGGGCTATCAGGTTCTTATTCAAGCACTCAAAAGTGAAGTCGGTTGCGAGACAGTCTACTACTTTCAAGACCCTCCTCACGAGCATGTTGATATGTATCTGAAAGTCGTAAGCAAGGACGTGGTACTGGTAGCGGAGATCCCAGACTTGATCCTAGAGAAAACCAGCTCCCTCGATCCCGTCACAGCTGAGCGGATCTTGCACTTGGCCCACAAGATGGATGCGGTTGCAGAGCAATTAGAGCATAAGTTTCAGGTAGTTAGGATTGTAACACCCCTTTTTACCAGCGAGGTACTAAGCAGCTACATCAATAGTGTCTTGTTGCAAGATGACATCCTTATGCCGCGATACCAGTTCCCCGATCATCTCGATCAGCTCGGCTTTACGAGAGGCTTGATGACCGAAATAGAAGCAGGGGTTGAAGTTCGGCTGGAAGAGCTGGGTCTTAAGGTTCATTGGATCGATGCAAGCGAAGTGATCAAGGGCGGCGGTGCCCTCCATTGCATCACCTATCAAATCCATCGTGCGGAGCAATCTGTTGCTCATTAG
- a CDS encoding 2OG-Fe(II) oxygenase, which yields MKRPEEFGAEIVEALQAYGWYAGAGYFEADLCRGLKEEALAIYTNSQGDGFYQARVGDRFQNLKDTRVRQDQIHWLDPLQASPWQSIYLQRSWDLMMVLKRAMFLPINGFESHFAMYQSGAFYKKHVDSFQGRNARLLSLIVYLNDDWGESDGGQLRIYREDNPEVEAATIQPEMGRFVIFLSETIHHEVLPSHRPRLSLTGCEIQ from the coding sequence GTGAAACGTCCTGAAGAATTTGGTGCTGAAATCGTCGAAGCCTTACAGGCCTACGGATGGTATGCAGGTGCCGGCTATTTCGAGGCCGACTTATGCCGTGGTCTGAAAGAGGAAGCTCTGGCAATCTACACTAATAGCCAGGGGGATGGGTTTTATCAGGCTCGGGTCGGTGATCGCTTTCAGAACTTAAAGGATACGCGGGTTCGGCAGGATCAGATTCATTGGCTGGACCCGCTACAAGCAAGTCCTTGGCAAAGTATCTATTTGCAACGGTCCTGGGACCTGATGATGGTTTTGAAACGAGCCATGTTCCTACCCATTAATGGCTTTGAGTCGCACTTTGCGATGTATCAATCTGGTGCGTTCTACAAGAAGCATGTGGATAGTTTTCAGGGCAGAAATGCTAGGCTACTCTCTCTCATCGTTTACCTCAACGACGACTGGGGTGAATCTGATGGGGGTCAGCTGCGCATCTATCGGGAAGATAATCCTGAGGTGGAAGCTGCTACCATTCAACCAGAAATGGGTCGTTTTGTGATCTTTCTTAGCGAAACGATTCACCATGAAGTGCTGCCTAGCCATCGGCCAAGGCTATCGCTCACTGGCTGTGAGATTCAATGA
- a CDS encoding PilZ domain-containing protein — translation MAAARSIAVLVILLCSWSLWGGDQPFIDWKVFVNAHERSDLSFQFSWRQLPQEFVEPEIRYVGTFRLGERTSQENQYLVLPPHWLDYQVKINSYVLHRGRTDRFVGNIYRYQTFVVPSPVLDVQNTITITARGSRQFGGFRGENPLITNDPEDLFKYRVYNSLLNDVHYPIAIFSFLLGCFSLMLLRIREYRTVANSLLVSYIFMSIPYIALATDIYTVTNWGATFPFKFQQAFQVAMWHSVILFFLIKTGKQSQRLLAALQQKRSFIVIYGIPLALLSIAIGSSDELFFTLTSIYFPLLVIVSIAVLGLMNTRSPLFYSYLVCVISSLVGIYAEVFHSNFYPFAYGFLVINISGFFGMIDDIHRNAVLNRMVNKLVSRFVPGTVYDQIYDLMKGGVSYRQVLNETRGTSSLSTVLIDICDWGKLNSHISSTIPVDLVNRARIFAFAEIQRVMENHHLELIKTSGDNMRFCGGLFLICKEREKVIATRTVSAIKQLLQEHNRINAELRKQDLPVLEIKVSATFGITTYGIEQYTNRNQFDTQGHAVNAAYRIETGIDSGFYDSYGRNVAAVSQDLVNLIDDMNLLDAFSGSHEIVDKHGIKYHCHILRKSDEEVSLSDFTTAMGNFFKKADPQSTPPPKQSPHAESIEGSDKRAVSRERIYIGEDFQVTCHGQNFEITGLVLDYSSQGIAILFDKDQNVSNALLNYHVQLSFQLAGQTFTGEGDILRYEEKDIRGTKYDLLGLRIKSNASDSREYRYSIQDHGVHPTMTCKNPFSFKNNLNFLVSDLSSHGIGVIARNQGSCLLMGMKVKIHVVFPFTGAIECDAEVIHITVVAQNELRVGLRIDSSIDDYQRQAAHFLMFDSGDEITLRELRRHGFHIDSVAAHLKCRYPQNEADLDQIFRFRLKVMHGMGECLDITDPNKMADKYDAFSRHIMIFHKDKLVSTARVVFNDGQRSRVEHLHYKAEIPDYIFDEKFVEFSRGYVDEHYRGSDVYLTMVYHLGRIALESGNDYVIISCNEALLNKFYSHFGFKVVGTFSNSPDKWLLCYANMRAIVEGRIVNPTGWALGYGELHDYLMKQNKLNRKLIGTMSKGMQNNLKPLILNKIKKSRAS, via the coding sequence ATGGCAGCTGCCCGAAGCATTGCAGTATTGGTGATTCTGCTTTGCAGCTGGTCTCTATGGGGAGGAGACCAACCATTTATCGATTGGAAAGTATTCGTCAATGCTCATGAACGAAGTGATCTGTCATTCCAATTTTCTTGGCGCCAGCTCCCCCAGGAGTTTGTAGAGCCTGAGATAAGATACGTTGGAACATTTCGATTAGGAGAACGGACTAGCCAGGAAAACCAATACCTCGTGCTCCCCCCACATTGGCTAGACTACCAAGTAAAAATCAATTCTTATGTTCTCCACAGGGGGCGAACTGATCGATTTGTGGGCAATATTTATCGCTATCAAACTTTCGTGGTACCCAGCCCAGTTTTAGACGTTCAAAATACCATTACTATTACAGCCCGCGGCAGTCGACAGTTTGGAGGCTTTCGCGGAGAGAATCCACTGATCACAAACGACCCTGAAGATCTCTTCAAATATCGTGTGTACAACAGCTTGCTAAATGATGTCCACTACCCTATCGCCATATTTAGCTTTCTGCTAGGCTGCTTCTCCCTGATGCTTCTTCGTATAAGAGAATACCGAACAGTTGCCAACAGCCTTTTGGTATCCTATATATTTATGTCTATTCCCTATATCGCTCTCGCAACAGATATCTATACCGTCACCAACTGGGGAGCGACCTTTCCTTTCAAGTTCCAGCAAGCGTTCCAGGTAGCCATGTGGCACTCGGTTATCCTTTTCTTCTTGATAAAAACCGGTAAACAAAGTCAGCGCCTCCTTGCAGCTCTCCAACAAAAGCGATCGTTTATAGTCATCTACGGCATACCACTAGCCCTTCTGTCGATCGCCATCGGTTCTAGCGATGAACTTTTTTTCACTCTAACTAGCATCTACTTCCCCCTTCTAGTGATCGTCTCCATCGCAGTTCTCGGACTGATGAACACCCGAAGCCCACTGTTCTACTCCTATCTTGTCTGTGTCATAAGCTCTCTAGTTGGTATCTATGCCGAAGTTTTCCACTCAAATTTCTATCCATTCGCCTATGGCTTCTTGGTCATTAATATTAGTGGCTTCTTTGGAATGATCGATGATATTCATCGCAATGCTGTTCTCAATCGCATGGTCAACAAGCTCGTTAGTCGGTTTGTCCCTGGCACTGTTTACGATCAAATCTACGATCTTATGAAAGGCGGTGTTTCTTATAGGCAGGTTTTGAACGAGACCCGGGGAACGTCCTCCCTATCCACGGTTTTGATTGATATCTGTGACTGGGGTAAGTTGAATTCTCACATTTCTTCGACGATTCCGGTTGATCTGGTCAATCGAGCGAGAATCTTCGCATTTGCAGAAATTCAGCGAGTTATGGAGAATCACCACCTGGAGCTAATCAAGACTTCCGGGGACAATATGCGCTTCTGTGGTGGTCTATTCCTCATATGCAAGGAACGAGAAAAGGTCATTGCCACCCGCACCGTGTCTGCGATCAAACAACTGCTTCAAGAGCACAACCGCATCAATGCTGAGCTTCGTAAACAGGACCTGCCCGTATTGGAGATCAAAGTTTCGGCCACATTTGGTATCACGACATATGGTATCGAACAATACACCAACCGCAATCAATTCGACACTCAAGGTCATGCTGTGAACGCTGCTTATCGAATCGAAACAGGTATCGATAGCGGCTTCTATGATTCGTACGGACGGAATGTAGCTGCGGTGTCCCAGGATCTTGTCAACCTCATCGATGACATGAATCTACTGGATGCATTTTCAGGCAGTCACGAGATTGTTGATAAGCATGGGATTAAGTATCACTGCCACATCCTTCGAAAATCGGACGAAGAGGTTAGTCTCTCAGATTTTACTACAGCCATGGGAAATTTTTTCAAGAAAGCCGATCCCCAATCCACACCACCACCAAAACAGTCGCCGCACGCAGAATCCATAGAAGGTTCCGATAAGCGCGCCGTATCTCGGGAGCGAATCTACATTGGAGAAGACTTTCAGGTGACATGCCACGGACAGAATTTCGAAATTACCGGTCTAGTTCTCGACTACAGCAGCCAGGGGATCGCCATCCTCTTCGATAAAGATCAGAATGTGAGTAATGCATTGCTAAACTATCATGTACAACTGTCCTTTCAGCTAGCCGGCCAGACCTTCACGGGTGAAGGTGACATTCTACGCTACGAAGAAAAAGACATCCGAGGAACCAAATACGATCTCTTAGGCCTACGCATCAAGAGTAATGCAAGTGACTCCCGTGAATATCGCTATTCGATCCAGGATCACGGAGTTCACCCCACCATGACCTGTAAAAATCCCTTCTCTTTTAAAAACAATCTTAACTTTCTGGTGTCGGATCTGTCCTCACATGGCATCGGTGTGATCGCTCGGAACCAGGGTAGTTGCCTGCTTATGGGAATGAAGGTTAAGATCCACGTGGTGTTCCCCTTCACAGGAGCTATTGAGTGTGATGCCGAGGTCATCCATATTACAGTGGTGGCCCAGAACGAATTACGAGTCGGCCTTCGTATCGATAGCTCCATTGATGACTACCAGAGACAAGCAGCCCACTTCTTGATGTTTGATAGCGGTGATGAGATCACCCTTCGGGAGTTGCGTAGACATGGTTTTCATATTGATAGTGTGGCGGCTCACCTTAAATGTCGCTACCCACAAAACGAGGCCGACCTCGATCAGATCTTTCGATTTCGGCTAAAAGTGATGCATGGAATGGGTGAATGTCTCGATATCACAGACCCCAATAAGATGGCAGACAAATACGACGCCTTTTCGCGGCACATAATGATTTTTCACAAGGATAAGCTCGTCAGCACTGCACGAGTCGTGTTTAATGATGGCCAGCGATCCAGAGTGGAGCACCTCCACTATAAGGCTGAAATTCCAGACTATATCTTCGATGAAAAATTTGTAGAGTTTTCTCGTGGCTATGTTGATGAGCATTATCGGGGATCTGACGTTTATCTCACGATGGTCTATCACCTGGGCCGCATTGCACTTGAAAGCGGCAATGACTATGTGATTATTAGCTGCAACGAAGCTCTATTAAACAAATTTTATTCACACTTTGGCTTCAAAGTCGTCGGTACTTTCTCCAATAGCCCAGACAAGTGGCTCTTGTGTTATGCGAACATGCGCGCCATCGTTGAAGGCCGCATTGTGAACCCAACTGGATGGGCCTTAGGCTACGGAGAATTGCATGATTATCTTATGAAGCAGAATAAGTTAAACCGCAAACTGATTGGTACTATGAGCAAAGGGATGCAAAACAATCTGAAGCCTCTGATTCTTAACAAAATCAAAAAGAGTCGCGCCTCCTAG